A genomic region of Zea mays cultivar B73 chromosome 6, Zm-B73-REFERENCE-NAM-5.0, whole genome shotgun sequence contains the following coding sequences:
- the LOC100280839 gene encoding polygalacturonase inhibitor precursor, with protein sequence MKTTTTAMRSLSVAVLLLVAAAASASAAKDRCHSGDKAALLAIKAALGNPYHFASWTPDNPCCDWYDVDCDATTGRVVGLAVFQDANLTGTIPDAVAGLVHLQNLMLHHLPGISGPIPPAIGRLSNLSFLTISWTGVSGPVPSFLGTLTRLNQLDLSFNALTGAVPASLAALPSLYSIDISRNRLTGSLPPLLFSRLDKAQQEAYLRLSHNNLTGSVPPEFSAVAFAQVDLSRNAFAGDASGLFGRAKPVQQMDLSRNAFSFNLSAVELPEQLNSLDLSHNAIYGGIPAQVVNLTNLQLFNVSYNRLCGAVPTGGNMASFDAYSYQHNRCLCGPPLADPCK encoded by the coding sequence ATGAAGACAACGACGACGGCGATGCGCTCCTTGTCCGTCGCCGTCCTCCtcctcgtcgccgccgccgcttcAGCATCCGCCGCCAAGGATCGCTGCCACTCGGGCGACAAGGCGGCGCTGCTGGCCATCAAGGCGGCGCTCGGCAACCCGTACCACTTCGCGTCGTGGACGCCCGACAACCCCTGCTGCGACTGGTACGACGTGGACTGCGACGCCACCACCGGCCGCGTCGTCGGCCTCGCCGTGTTCCAGGACGCCAACCTGACGGGCACCATCCCCGACGCCGTCGCGGGCCTCGTCCACCTCCAGAACCTCATGCTGCACCACCTCCCGGGCATCTCCGGGCCCATCCCGCCGGCCATCGGCAGGCTCTCCAACCTCTCCTTCCTCACCATCTCCTGGACGGGCGTCTCCGGCCCCGTGCCGTCGTTCCTGGGCACGCTCACCAGGCTCAACCAGCTGGACCTCTCCTTCAACGCCCTCACCGGCGCCGTCCCGGCCTCGCTCGCCGCGCTCCCCAGCCTTTACagcatcgacatcagccgcaaccGCCTCACGGGCTCCCTGCCGCCGCTGCTCTTCAGCAGGCTCGATAAGGCGCAGCaggaggcgtacctccggctgtcGCACAACAACCTCACCGGCAGCGTTCCGCCTGAGTTCTCCGCGGTGGCCTTCGCGCAGGTCGACCTGTCCCGCAACGCCTTCGCCGGCGACGCGTCGGGCCTGTTCGGCAGGGCGAAGCCGGTGCAGCAGATGGACCTCTCGCGCAACGCCTTCAGCTTCAACCTGTCCGCCGTGGAGCTGCCGGAGCAGCTCAACTCGCTGGACCTTAGCCACAACGCCATCTACGGCGGCATCCCCGCGCAGGTGGTGAACCTGACCAACCTGCAGTTGTTCAACGTCAGCTACAACCGGCTGTGCGGCGCGGTGCCCACCGGCGGCAACATGGCGAGCTTCGATGCCTACAGCTACCAGCACAACAGGTGCTTGTGTGGACCTCCGCTTGCTGATCCCTGCAAATGA